The Urbifossiella limnaea genome has a window encoding:
- a CDS encoding CRTAC1 family protein, whose translation MLAAHLDLAPPGPAAGLAVADVDGDGQVELVVISPVGPLQTYRWTGSALRPAAPVGPLVGAVGSLAAGDLDGDGAEELYAPLPGGRADALLKLRPDGWHDLLADPLNRPVRGPAGRVAAALDRRGDGRYGFVVGADGWPLRLLELGRDGRLADLARPLALGHVVAARGVVAGPLLGPAADVFVTTEGGANLFFRGRGDGTFDAAADGLADAAEHGRGCAPVDVGGAAGLCWANWDGPHRLAAPGPDGRWRDRTSPAFALPSAGRGVVVADLDNDGFEELFALQDGESNRLFRLVSDDSGLSLVKLDAGAAADFDATTAVVADVNRDGVPELLLAGPAGVGVFRARPAGGWLRLVPRTRFGAPARGASVRARVGGRDVLRVIDGGAHEPVAHFGRAAGAAVERVTVTWPDGSSLTLRDPDADCTYDVPYPAG comes from the coding sequence GGCCCCGCCGCCGGGCTCGCCGTCGCCGACGTGGACGGCGACGGGCAGGTCGAACTGGTCGTCATTTCTCCTGTCGGCCCGCTGCAAACCTACCGCTGGACCGGCTCCGCCCTCCGCCCCGCGGCCCCCGTCGGGCCGCTCGTCGGCGCCGTGGGGTCGCTCGCGGCCGGCGACCTCGACGGCGACGGCGCCGAGGAACTGTACGCGCCGCTCCCCGGCGGCCGCGCCGACGCGCTGCTGAAGCTCCGCCCCGACGGCTGGCACGACCTCCTCGCCGACCCTTTGAACCGCCCCGTGCGCGGCCCCGCCGGCCGGGTCGCGGCGGCGCTCGACCGCCGCGGCGACGGCCGGTACGGCTTCGTGGTCGGTGCCGACGGGTGGCCGCTGCGGCTGCTCGAACTCGGCCGCGACGGCCGCCTCGCCGACCTGGCCCGGCCGCTGGCCCTGGGGCACGTCGTGGCCGCGCGCGGCGTCGTCGCCGGCCCGCTGCTCGGCCCCGCGGCCGACGTGTTCGTGACGACCGAGGGCGGGGCGAACCTGTTCTTCCGCGGTCGCGGCGACGGCACGTTCGACGCCGCCGCCGACGGCCTGGCCGACGCCGCCGAGCACGGCCGCGGCTGCGCGCCGGTGGACGTGGGCGGCGCGGCGGGGCTGTGCTGGGCGAACTGGGACGGCCCGCACCGCCTGGCCGCGCCGGGGCCGGACGGCCGCTGGCGCGACCGCACGAGCCCGGCGTTCGCGCTGCCGTCGGCCGGCCGCGGCGTGGTGGTCGCCGACCTGGACAACGACGGCTTCGAGGAGCTGTTCGCGCTCCAGGACGGCGAGTCGAACCGGCTGTTCCGCCTCGTGTCCGATGACAGCGGGCTGTCACTGGTGAAGCTCGACGCCGGCGCCGCGGCCGACTTCGACGCGACGACGGCGGTGGTGGCGGACGTGAACCGCGACGGCGTGCCGGAACTGCTGCTGGCGGGGCCGGCGGGCGTGGGCGTGTTCCGCGCGCGGCCGGCTGGCGGGTGGCTGCGGCTGGTGCCGCGGACGCGGTTCGGGGCGCCGGCGCGGGGGGCGAGTGTGCGGGCGCGGGTGGGCGGCCGCGACGTGCTGCGAGTGATCGACGGCGGCGCGCACGAGCCGGTGGCCCACTTCGGGCGCGCCGCGGGGGCGGCGGTGGAGCGGGTGACGGTGACGTGGCCCGACGGCTCGTCGCTGACGCTCCGCGACCCGGACGCCGACTGCACCTACGACGTGCCGTACCCAGCGGGGTGA